DNA from Musa acuminata AAA Group cultivar baxijiao chromosome BXJ1-5, Cavendish_Baxijiao_AAA, whole genome shotgun sequence:
TAGGAGACGAGTTTTCCAATTTTCTTTAAATATTAGAcgaggaaaaaaaaaactattcttgGAAGATTGCTATGAGTCAATCCTCGTTGGCCTCTTAATAATTTGATTCATGATTTGGTGTGATCACAAATCAAACTGAATCCACCTCAATAATGAATGAAGCTGATTGACATCGTGTCTAGTCCGCTTCACTGAGGCGTGCCAAAAAAACAAAAGTCCTTTCTTGGAGAGGAGGAAAGAGAGCCTCTTTCTCAGAGAGCGTACGCCTTCCCACAGAGAGACATTTCacagaacagagagagagagagagagagagagagagacgagccTTTTCAGAGAGACTTGTCGTCATGGTGGCTGGCGCGGGGCCCGGGCACATCATGTGGCCAGCGGAGGCGAAGGACCATGGCGTGAGTTGTCTCCCACATGATGCCAGACTCGTGCTGTCGCTTCTCCCAATCATGTTGTTTGTCTTTCCACTGCTGCTGCCGCCGATGATGATAAATGTGCGCGGAGATACAAATAAATTAGCAGCAATCTGGTATTGGCCATATCAATACAGAAGAGATTAAATGTCATAGAGAAATCAGAATGCTTGAACTCACATAATATAGATTTCAAATTGGATATAGTAGTCATGGATGGATAATGACAATATAGCGCAGGTGTAAAGGTTGTATTCTAACCTGTCCTGTGGTCCAATGAGGTGGCGCAACAAGGAACATCGAGCCGGTAGTCTCTTTATCCTTTTAGTTGTCATTTCTTCTGGGGGAGAACTTCTGGTCATAGAGCTCGGACAGCAAAACAATCAAAGTTAACGGACGATAGCTTCTCCTTAGGGTAGATGGAGAGCAGATAGAGCGGTAAAATATACAGAGCTATGGCTGTACCAAGTGACCAGAATCCATTAAAGAGGAAAGAAGATGACCCGTTGGGAAAGGAGAAAGGGACAAGAGTGTCCTACAGGCCTCCCTGTCTTGGTCCCTGCAAAACCTGTAAAACCAGTTGAAATATGTCAATGGATTTGTAATACAAAATGGTAAACAAAGGAAAATATGGACAATTTTAGGCAATAAATTGAAACCATCTTTTTGTTTTCACCTTCAGCACCGCTATAAAGAAACCAGAACAGTCCTTAATTCCCTTCACATACTGTCTTTCGTTGCTCCAGAAGCTGGTAGAGGGAAAAGGAGTCAGAGAGGATGGAGGGGAAGGAGGAGGATGTGAAGCTTGGAGCCAACAAGTTCTCGGAGAGGCAGCCCATCGGGACAGCAGCTCAGGACAAGGACTACAAGGAGCCACCACCAGCCCCTCTCTTTGAGCCAGGAGAACTCAAGTCATGGTCCTTCTACCGGGCTGGAATCGCAGAGTTCATGgccaccttcctcttcctctacatCACCATCCTTACCGTCATGGGGGTGGTCAAGTCCAACAGCAAGTGCTCCACCGTCGGCATCCAGGGAATTGCCTGGGCCTTTGGAGGCATGATCTTTGCTTTGGTCTACTGCACTGCTGGCATCTCCGGTAACCTCACTTATGCCTTCAATCCTTCGTTGTTCTTCTTCTCTCATGTTTGTCCAGAATACTACCGACAGCAAAACTCACCtcctgttttgttgtgcaggtggCCATATCAACCCTGCTGTGACCTTTGGGCTGTTCCTGGCGCGGAAGCTGTCCCTCACAAGGGCTGTCTTCTACATGGTGATGCAATGCCTGGGTGCCATCTGCGGAGCTGGTGTGGTGAAGGGGTTCCAGAAGGGAGTCTATGAAAGCAACGGTGGCGGAGCCAACGTAGTGGCCTCTGGCTACTCCAAGGGCGACGGCCTGGGTGCTGAGATTGTAGGCACCTTCATCCTTGTCTACACAGTCTTCTCTGCTACCGACGCCAAGCGGAATGCCAGGGACTCTCATGTGCCTGTAAGTGCTCCTTGCTCACTGTGTAGAACTGGTGTCATGTTGTTCGTCGCTTTTACTTGCAGACCAGAACTAGATCAGATAATTTTTCTCCTCAATATTTTGGTCTGGATGTACAGCTCCTTGCTCCCTTGCCTATTGGATTTGCTGTTTTCCTGGTTCACCTGGCAACCATCCCCATCACCGGCACTGGCATCAACCCAGCTCGGAGCCTGGGAGCTGCCATCATCTACAACAAGGACCATGCCTGGGATGACCATGTAAGCATGTTCAGCTTAGTGAGATAGTAGCAAAGAGATGCACAATTAAGCTGTAAATTCCAATTTTCAACAACAATTCTGATGTAAATTTTGTGTTTCTGATGCTGCTTCCTCAGTGGATCTTCTGGGTTGGTCCCTTCATTGGAGCTGcccttgctgccatctaccaccagGTAGTCATCAGAGCCATCCCCTTCAAGAACAGATCCTGAGCACTTTCCCTTCGAGGTGTCTACCTTCTGTTTGCTGATGATCTTGTTGTGGCCTTCCTTTCATGTTCTTTTCCTCTACTCTTTGATTCCACTGTTGTGCATTTATGAACTTGTGACTTACTGTTGCTAATCAAGCGTGTAAATTAAGTAGCGGTGTAATGGGTTTACCATCTTACTGCTGCTTCACGAGACCTCTTTCTCTGCTCTTTGGTTCCACTGTTGTGCATTTATGTACTTGTGACATACTGTTGCTCATAGTGTCGTTGTAATGGGTTTACCATCTTACTGCTACTTCACGAGTCATCTTTCTTCCCAATCTCCACGAAGCAAGACAAGACCTGGTACATGGGTAAACCTGTGACAGATGCTTGCATCAATCAATGGAAGGGAAAAGGACATCGCCTAGAATACTGTGGTAGGGTTGGCGCACTGCAAGGACAATGATTGAACTGTAGTTGGATAAGCATTGGGTCACACAGGTTGTTGCCATAACATCATCCGCAAGAAATCAATGTTCCACTGCTGAATCCTAGAAAATGGTAGAAAACTCCATGAGATTAACCTGGTTTATCCTTTTGGTGCCGTAGAGCAGATGGGGAGAAGATGACCCTTGTGCTGAATTCCTCCAAGCTCTCATAAAATTAACCAGCGTAATGATCCTTTGAAGTTAGATAATCATCAGAAAACCCTAGAAAGAAAACTGGGGGATCATCTCCGGAAGATCTAACCCCGATAGATGCTCTcgtaaaaaatgattttgatggaagCGTGCGTACCTCGATCAGTGGGAATAGGCTTTATCGGCTCATCTCGCAATGGCCAAGACACTTCCAGGCACCGTCCATGGATCTCCTAGCCATGATCTGATCCTCTCCTCCTCGGGAACAAAAGTGCGAGTCCAGCGGCCGCGTCCAGGGAACTTCACTCCAAATCTTTTGCCGAGAAGTTTCTCGATCTACGAAGACCGCCACCGACGACGCGCCGCCTCCACCATCATCGATTCAGGGCACGCTCATGATGATCGATGTGGATCAAACGCCAAGAGCCGTAGTAATCTTCGGATTGTGAGATCGCGGTGAGGGAAAACCAAGGGGAAACTAGGAACAGAGCAGTTGGTTTCTCCCGCTACCGCTTTATACTTTTCGTGCTTATTTACATATTGGTATTTTTATTTTAACATATTTTACTGCAGATAAATTTTAATCTCGTGTTTTTATTATTtcgttcttttttattttattttcaagtaatttttattctttatcatctttatattttttactttttgatcTTCGTCTCATCACGATGCTCTCACTTAAATAATTTTtcgataattattataatttattggaCCTATTGCTGTTCACTATCGTTGACGTCGTCTGTAAACCAAGATTTGTTGCCACTCGTTGATAATCTTAATATTACTTGATAAGCATCAATGTTATTGTTGTTAGAGCATTTACCTCTaacttataattattttaaaaaaattataaataataaatttataatcaatCGAGACGAACATAATGAGGTGATGGAGTGAGTAGTGGTTAACAATGCACGCCCGAAAAAGAAGGTGATAGTAATCGTTCATACAAAGATCATATCATTTTTCAGAAATAAGGGATGCTCTCCggaaacaaaataaataaaaaaatccagAATGAGAAAAGAATGAAAATTTAGGGCTTTTGAGGGAATAAACTCTTTTATTAATATTTGTTGAGTTATTTGTACTTAGATTTCGACACCATctcttcctttattttttttttttgttttaatcatAAATTACTATTATATACTAACCAAGCATTTAAACTAGAATTATTATCAGTTGTTTGATTATATATTATTCTTGAATATTGGTAATACCATCACCAAACCTCCTCTCTAGttgttttatttatttgtatttttACTCCTTTCATTCGTACATTAGAACACTAATTTGCTACTGGTTCTTAATTAACAATTCATTTACCTTTTAATTGCACACTGTCTTCTTTTCTATCTTAACATCCCATTTAATTGTAATAGACTATCATTTATTGTTGTTTCGTTCTATTTCAGTTTCGATTTAATTGAAATCATATaggaaaatgagagagagagagagagagagagagaggatggtgtAATTGATGACAGGAGGTGGTTGTCTTGGATTCATTGTCACTGAACCTACAACATTTAAGACATATCATGAAGCAGCCTAGACCAGCTTCTTCCATAATTTTCTGAGATCAGTATATATTTATGAAAGAGACACAAGATGACAATTTGAAACATTGTCACAATCCAAACCTGAAACCACCAAGCTTTTGAAAAGGAGTGCTCAGAAGCTATGAGACATCAAAGTCACATCTCAAACCCATATGCAAGTAATGGGAATATCACAAATATAGTCAAATGAAAGTCCTGTTAAGTACAGCAAATGTTTCATTCATATAGAGGCTCTTATTCAGTGACTCATCTTGAAGTAAAGGGCCATCTTAAGTGCTTTACAGAAAACAAGTTCTTAGAATACCAACATATAATACTACCTTTGCCTACAATTAAACCATTACAAAATTAAGATGTGTCACGGTAAAGATCTGCTAGAGGAGGTAAAGAGGAGGGGGTCAGGAAGAAGATGATCAAGTCTGTGATGATTCTTCTATTAACTAGGTTAATTGACATAAATGTTTAAGCTGCTAAGTAGATGTACTACTTGTTCAGCATGATACTAGTAGAAGAAATCATCTATACACTAATGtgttttcattttcacagaaaaAAAGATGATTGAATGATCACAATTACCCTGTTCTGATTTGATCTGcatgaggtattatcaaccaaTTTGATCTAATGGCACACTTTCTCTTTCTACTTGGGAGCTCcttttcctattcttctctcttcACAATGTATTCTTTCCCCTGGTTTTGATTTGATCTGCATACTTCCCTCGATATTAGTCAGTCCTCTGCCACTAAATGTTGCTCGATCGGTGCACTGATCATGCTGTCATTTATAATTAGCATGCCTCGACTCAACAAGCAGGACGAGTGCAGATCATTTTTCTTGAGGAACATTAAAGAAGACTCATGTGTTCAACATGGAAAGCTCACTGGAAATTAGTTAGCGTAGTCCTTTTCTTTGATTACGACGTCAGGTCACAGTCGACTTTGTCGACGTTCCCGTGGTTGGTAAACCTCAGTCATGGTTACTCGAATCGAATGAACAGCTTGTGGGGGGTATCAGCCATTAATGGCTGTGTCTAAATGAGCTGCTAAAACTGTGAATGCTCAGCTTAATTGCTCTTGAAGCAGAGCATTTAAGTGCAGCATAGAGGACTGCTAGTTCAAACAACAACACATCGAAGCTTTCCATGCTTTaaaattgcattgcatgcatcccCTGTCTGTCAAGATAATGAAAAGAAACACAACATGATCCCCAACATTATATCAATGTTTCTTGTTCTCCTAACTTATTATGACCCTTTCAGAACAGCTCTTATTGAAAACCATACCTCAATCAGTAATACTTGAATTTGCTTCAAATAAATCTATTGTAAGACACAAtaattctttctcttcctccaacTCACGCCAACTTGTTTACCTGCTTTCTATCTACATTTCGCCACACTTCAATGCCGCCACAGCACCGCTCTTAGCACCGGTAGCTCATGCTGTTGCCGCCGCAGCCTCAGCAGGCGGCACCACCTCCGGCGGCTGCCGAGTGGTGCGGAGCTCATCGGCCATAGCGGTGAGGTCGCGATCCTGTACGTCCATCCTTAGCCCGTTCTTCATGAACAAGGTGAGCGACATCTTCTGCTCGACGCGGTGGCCGGGGGCGACTCTCAGGCGGTGCCTTAGCAGCACGGCAGCGGCGATGGACTTCATCTGCAGGTACGCGAGGTCCTTTCCGAGGCAGACCCGTGGTCCTGCGTTGAAGGCGACGAACTTGAACGAGTCGTGCGGTTCGAACCGCTTCCCGTCCGGCGAGAGCCATCGGTCCGGTCGGAACTCGAGGCAGTCGTCTCCCCACACGGATTTCATCCGCCCCGCGGAGTAGATGGAGTACGTGACTGAGGAGCCCGCGGGCACGAATGTGCCGTCGGGGAGGACGTCGTCGGCCATGACGTACTTGGAGTCCTCGGGGACGGACGGGTACAGCCGGAGTGTCTCGGACAGGGCTGCTTTGAGGTAGACGAGTGCGTCGATCTCCTCGAACGCGAGCGGGGAGGCAAGCCACGCGCTGGGATCGCTGCCGCGGGATTCCCCGAGGACGGCGGCGAGCTCGAGCAGGATGCGGTGCTCGACGGCCGGGTAGGTGGAGACGAGCCAGAAGAACCAGCAGAGGGCGACGGAGGAGGTGTCGCGGCCGGCGAGGATGAAGTTGAGCACCACGTGCTGGAGAAAGGAGTCGGTGTAGGTGCCCTTCTTCATGAACCGCGAGAGGAGGTCGTCGTAGTTCCGGCCGTCCCTGAGCTCCAGCTTGCGGGCCTTGATGATGGCCGATAGATAGCAGTCGACGTGGGCGACGCTGCGGGAGAGCGTGGCCTCCAAGCCGACTTGGAGCCACTTCTTGAACCGCCAGACGAACTCCGGGAAGATGAAGCGACGGAGGCTGGCCTCGGTGGCACGGTCGAAGGCGGTGGCGAAGGCGTTCTCAGGGAGGCCCGGGGCGAGCGTCTCGGGGTCCTTGCCGAAGGCCAGGCCGCAGATGTTGTCGAAAGTGAGCCGGAGGAGCAGGTCCTGGAGATCGACGGCGGTGGACTCCTTGAGGATGGGGAGGAGGCGGAGGTGGATGGAGTGGCCGACCCACCGCGACATGGCGGTTCGGAGGGTACGGGTGGTGAACTCGAGCGCGGCGGTCTTGCGTTGGAACAACCAGGTTTCACCGTCGGAGTTGAAGATGCCGTCGCCGAGGAGGTCGAGGAAGACGGCGTGCCACGTGGGGCCCTTCGGGTAGTTGTCGAATCGGTTCTTGAGGACGTGCTCCAGGTTGCGCGGGTCGCACGTCACCGTCACCAGCCCTTGCCGGCGCGCGAGGCGGGGGAGCGCGCAGATGCAGGTCTGGTACGTGCCGCCGGTGCCGCGTAGGTTGTCGGAGATCCACTCGTGCATTCGCTCCGAGTGCTGGATGAGACCGGGGAGGCTGCCCACCACCGGCCACACGCGCGGACCGCGCAGTCCCGATGCGAGCCGCGTGAACCACACCACGTAGGCGACCATGCACGCGACCACCACCAGCACCGTCGCCACCTCCATTTTGCCTCCCTCCACTACACGCTTGCACTCGGTATCACCTGTTGAAGGAAGATGACGTACTGTTGATGGTGGTGGCTAATCTTGGGTAGCTACCACCATCTCACAGGGAGAAAGCGTGTAGATCAGAGGTGGTAATGTGGAGGGAAAatataaagaagagagagagagatggagaagaGGGTAAGGGAAGGTGGAAAATTTATAGAAAGGTGATGGAGTAGCAGAGCGGCATTTAAGAGGCCAGACTGTGCTCTTTCTTCCCACCAGCTACCACCTCCCTCTCTCACTCATAAGCAGCAGCACTGCTTTCTTGAGCTGGTCTTCTCTGCAACTCGAACTCCCATTTATTGCCGTCACAGGACGTTGGGGTCAATCTGAGACGGCTAAACATGGAACAAGAGATCAGAACCATAATCCAGGTCATACCTCAGCAGTACTCCTGCAGTGCCCGCCATGGAGGAAGAAGGGTACGTGATTAATCTCAGTGGCTGCACCTAATTGTTCAAAGGAAACAAGGCTTATATAAATAGAGGCATTGAATGGGGTGATGGGGAACGTAAATAGGATTGGTTGGATGGCAAAGTTTTATTGCCACTATTTAATGGGACTGTCCCCATGAAGAAGAggaataaagagagagagaaagaaagagagagagagagagatgcatatAAGGAGGCCAACGGAGATGAGGAGGGTAAGAGAGGGTGGgacgaagagaaggggaagataaAACTGGCCAACAGCTCTTTTGAGCATTGGCCATCTGATGCTGGAAGTTTCGTACTCTCCATGAAGAGAAGCGGAAGCTGTGTTTTGGGTGCGATGGTTTGGAGTTGGGTGACCAACTCAGCCAAAGAGACGAAGTACAAGGATCGAGTGTTGGATCGAATGGATAACTGGAAAGACTTCAGCTAACTTTCAACTCTAATCAGAAACGTTGACTGAATCTTAGACCTTCATTTGACGATCACGTGGTGGATGGTTTAGGGTATTGCAAATCATTTATTACAATCATCCCTATATATTTGTGATTCCACTCGTAAGTTTAGTCCAAACCTTGGGAGATCTAAGCTGCTGCAACAACCGCAGTGTTGGGTGGCTACCTGTTGATGATGGTGTACGTAACATTTTGCTTGGTGCTGAAGCCAACCCGCATGCATTACGTTAATTTCGACCATGCAATAgtcttttcttttcttaatttgtcctaatatcttttattttcacTCCTCTTATATCCACGTTAATTCTCGAAATTCCATACCATATCGCATATGATCGAATCATCACTTGCATGACAATCCTTTCAAAATCAAAAGAATATATTGTGCGCCATCTCCATCTTCTCTGAAATTGATCCATCTTATTATAATCTCAGATAGTGAGTGATCTCTTTGAATAAACCTTCCATATGGTATGCATGCTTTCATGGTGGCACGAGATCAAGTGCCTCCAATCTTAAATGCTTACCAATCATCCCAAAAGACCCACttaaaattaattttgttctAGCATGTGGTACCTGAATCATATTCAATTCAGAAATTAAGATTGGATGGTTGGCGTACTCGGGTCCAATGGTAGCACCATGATTAAGTCTGAGTGTTTAATGTATAACTACAATGCAGGTTCCATTAATAATCTGACCTGGGACTGGTCAAGTGTCAAGGATTTATTTGAAAGATGTGACACCTCAATAATCTAACATATGGCACTTCATTGATTCAGTATAGTATATAATGGCCATAGCCTAACTTGGTTTTACCATTTGCCGTGTATATAGGAAAGTTTCTTATTAGTTCCGAGTAacgattttaatttcaaataatactattcgtatcgggcggtacgtattAGTTTGCCAGTAGACCAGTACACTAACCACCTGCTACTGGACAGTATCGTCGATTGGGACTGCTTTCGCCTTATTACCATCTTAAATCGATCGGTGACGGTTGATTTCAATTGTTGTTGCTCGTTACCGAGCAGTATTAGCCGAAGGAGAACcgagagagaagaaaaaagagggaaaagaaaagtCTGACGCCACTCTCCTTTGATGATCTCGATTCATCGTCGCCTTCCCTCGTCGGACACCGCATATGAGATGTTGCCTCCTCCTCAAATGAGGTGACGAGGCTTCAACGTCGTCgtcgacttctcctcatccatgCGAGGAGAAAAAGCATCATCCATGCGACATTTCTTCTCTACACGAGCAAAAGAAACAAGACGATGACATCGTCTCATCGCCCTTTTTTTGTAAGGGGAGAAGGAAACCTTAGTTTTTTCTCCCCACATGGGTAGGAAAAGAGGCATCgtcatcttttttttcttatatatatatatatatatatgtatatatatgtgtatatatatacatatatatatatatatgtatatgtatatatatatatatacatgctgaTGTATCGTTCGGTACTCTATATTTTATCGTACCAAATTACGCTCAAAACTTCGATATGGTATGAAATTATGATCTTTGATTACAAATTCATTTATTATTATGCTCACAATCTGTTAGGGTAAATATTTCACACCATAGATTAATCCTCGCACAATAAATATTATGTAACTATATGTCATTAAGATTTAAGATTAAGTTTTCATATCTGATTAATCATAATTTCATCTTTGAAAGAAtcaatattaataaatatatttaatcttACAAGTGCTGAATTATCTTTATTCTTAGAGACATTTAAAGCGGACAATTTCTTAACCTTCCACCCACTCATTTTTACGAGTGTGTGACATTCAAGAAGGGGTTGGGCAGACAAGGTGAAACCATAATGGACTTTGAGTTAATTATTTCCTTGGTGTTGATTCTTTATGGCAAAGAGAGACTTGAAGCCTAGTAATCTTCCTGCTGCTGCTCAAGCTGACATCACCATATTTCCATCTACTTTTTCGTGCCATTGATAGCTTCTCTACCGAGGACAACAACCTCCGACCATTCCCAGTGG
Protein-coding regions in this window:
- the LOC135673628 gene encoding aquaporin PIP1-1-like translates to MEGKEEDVKLGANKFSERQPIGTAAQDKDYKEPPPAPLFEPGELKSWSFYRAGIAEFMATFLFLYITILTVMGVVKSNSKCSTVGIQGIAWAFGGMIFALVYCTAGISGGHINPAVTFGLFLARKLSLTRAVFYMVMQCLGAICGAGVVKGFQKGVYESNGGGANVVASGYSKGDGLGAEIVGTFILVYTVFSATDAKRNARDSHVPLLAPLPIGFAVFLVHLATIPITGTGINPARSLGAAIIYNKDHAWDDHWIFWVGPFIGAALAAIYHQVVIRAIPFKNRS
- the LOC135673629 gene encoding cytochrome P450 86A2-like — translated: MEVATVLVVVACMVAYVVWFTRLASGLRGPRVWPVVGSLPGLIQHSERMHEWISDNLRGTGGTYQTCICALPRLARRQGLVTVTCDPRNLEHVLKNRFDNYPKGPTWHAVFLDLLGDGIFNSDGETWLFQRKTAALEFTTRTLRTAMSRWVGHSIHLRLLPILKESTAVDLQDLLLRLTFDNICGLAFGKDPETLAPGLPENAFATAFDRATEASLRRFIFPEFVWRFKKWLQVGLEATLSRSVAHVDCYLSAIIKARKLELRDGRNYDDLLSRFMKKGTYTDSFLQHVVLNFILAGRDTSSVALCWFFWLVSTYPAVEHRILLELAAVLGESRGSDPSAWLASPLAFEEIDALVYLKAALSETLRLYPSVPEDSKYVMADDVLPDGTFVPAGSSVTYSIYSAGRMKSVWGDDCLEFRPDRWLSPDGKRFEPHDSFKFVAFNAGPRVCLGKDLAYLQMKSIAAAVLLRHRLRVAPGHRVEQKMSLTLFMKNGLRMDVQDRDLTAMADELRTTRQPPEVVPPAEAAAATA